In Citrus sinensis cultivar Valencia sweet orange chromosome 3, DVS_A1.0, whole genome shotgun sequence, the sequence TACAATGTCATCTGATAACCTCttgaaaacttataaatatttcaaatttggcATTGCCGGTTATGACAGTACGTTACATTTGTACTTCACAAAAATTCCGTTCCTGTAACTTTACCATCACGTGATAATAGCAATTTCCAGTGTCAGGCAATTAAAATGGTCCATCgtcttaaaattttctaaacgTTTTCAGTAAGCAATTGCTATAATGATCCCAAGTGTCCTAAGTTATAATGTATATTCgtttatttaacttatttggGTCCATGTTCAGACccacttttaatttttagtgcCATATTTTGAGTTGATAGATGCGAAAATAGATTACAAATTAGGGTCTGCATACCGTGCAACAGTTGCACGGTAACcactttttgtcttttttcaaCTCAGCCAATGGATCAATGGCTAAAGTGTTCAACGGTCAGGATGTGTTCAATTGGTTATTAACACTTAAGTCCCTactatttattacaaaattataaaagttaaaagtttttaaatattcactTACATAATTTctgttgttttaaattttttaaagtttgatcCATTGACTTAATttgatcataaaaataattgatggtgtaaatataataatgtaatatcacataaaatttttaaacacatgaaaatttaataaatgtaaataatattttttgttatataatatatatttaatgtaaaataaataaattgaatatgtttTAAGAATATAGGTTATTAACCTTGATActttagaaaattataaaataaaaaaggtgaaatttcaaaataagaaacatGTAAAAAGTCTTaggttgtaaaattttattattttaatattacaaaactttactttttattacatttttgtttttagcaTTAGTTGACATGttagtttatttatacatacaatatgttaatttacctataaaatatcaatatatatatagcccaACAAAGTTatagaaagataaataaagaataatatgAAAGGaagttagtttttttttaagaatatttcaAGAGCATTTGAGCTTCATATTTCTTGAggattatcattttttaagatatttgagCTTGTGAATCTTGttgtaatgataatttattatttattcttgattaaaaataattgaataataaatttattgatttccAAATGCTCTTTTAAATATAGGATAgttggttaatttttattgtattagcCTAAACTTTGTGATAATAGTAATCAACCATTGTAATCAGtggatggcaaaatccgggtCAGGGTCCGGGTTCAGTCTTTCCGGTTCCGGACCcggatgaaaattttgttatacCGGACCCGGATATAACCcgaatattttaattacggGTCCGGACCGGGTTGAACCCGGAAAAAGCCGGGTTTCCGAATTGCGGGTTCCAAACCCGCATAtctattacaatttttttttctctcgaTGTTACTTCCTCAAATCTCCAAATCTCAAATCACCAAAATCCCGAAACCATAGCTAAATGAATGTTGAGGGAGGATTGCTGAGTTTTCAGATTTTTGGTGGCATTGGCGTTGTCGTCGGCGTCGAGGAGAGCATCGTCAGAAAGTTGCTGTGGAGATTCGGCAGTTTCTGGTGACAAAAAACCAGCAAGAGTGGCGGAAAGCAGCTGTAAAAAACCAGCAAGAGTGACAAAAAATGAGGATCAGCCTTAATGGGTGCATTCCTCTTTGTCTTCCTTTCAATACAAAGATTTTTCCAAGTCATTTGAGTgaatgaaagagaaattggagaagaaagaaagcagCTGCAGTGGGTTTGTTTTAATGAAAAGAGAAGatggagaagaaagaaagagaaattggaGAAGAAAGAAGCGGCTGCTAGGTTAAGGCTTAAGGcattagggtttttttttcttttatatttaaattatccaGGTCCGGGTTTCGGACATCCGGGTTAAGATAAAACCGGATCCGGACTGGAATGTATCCGGgttcaaaatatcctttctGGATCCGCATTGTATTACCTTCCGGTGTGGGTTAAACCCGGACCGTATTATCCGGGTTTATCCGGGTCcgatccgggtccgggttaatttgccatccctaattgtAAAAGATCTAccacaattatttttactttctcTACATCCCTCTAAACCATCATCACTAAAAAAGTTAAAGGTCCGTTTGGCacactatattatattatattgcactgtattatgtaatgcacatatattatattatattatattagattagCAGTATATTATacgaattataataaaattatacaacaTTTGGTAATTGGTATTATCCTGTACtacattaattttgtactaatattaaactaaaattatttaaatttattattaattatattaaattattattttcatattaattgttttaaataaatataagctgatataataaaataatatcatagtatgatttatttttatatttttatttattataataaaaataaaaaaataattaaaatatatgtaatgcTTAATTAaggcaaaataataataatgacagtGGTATTACTTAAtagtcaaaacaaaaaaaattataaagtttaATGATGATGACGACAATGAcaacattaatataaatataataattagaataataagattaataaatttattaataataattcaataataaatttaatatattttaataatagtgacagtaataaaatcaatcaataataataataatgataactaattaaagcaatcataacaattaaaataataaattttaataatgataataataataataatgacattaataaataataataataatgacagttaatttttttttcaaaagtcattttataattttatccagAGAAAATGacctatatataaaaatttgtaacttATAGTATCTATTcagttttcttaaaaatattgGGTAATGTAGTgtaattgtttgaaaaaaacaaaattcagtgGTACCGTGTAACTGTTGCACGGTAGGCGGACcctataaattaatgtaacaaAATAGTTTTGTGGAAAATTTTGCCAAAGATATTTTCCATTTGGGCCTGCttattttaagagaaatttagTACTACGAATTTTCAATTACACATGagcaatcaaataataattataacaaaaaggaaacaagGACAAAACAATATTGAATTTACATGAAGAGAGTTATCggccttaatttttttttccctatttttcattaatagaATTGAAATATCTTCTCTAGACCATATATATGCGCAAGACTTGATATATTATTAGATCCGAAGATCTCTTCTGTAAAAGATTAATTTGCAAGATACGTCCACAACCTGTTGGGAaaactttttctattttcattgATGAATGATTTAGTGGTAGTAATGTGACATGAAAAAGTATTGGCTAAATTTAAGTACACAAATCTATGCAAATTAATGAGCATAAATGATGTATCACATGCAGTTATACAATAGCTACACGTCACTTTATATAGAATgataattcataaaaaaattcgTGTCTAGAAGATCAGAAGACtaatttctataattaatataataaattcaatcaagtcTTGTATATACTTTTCACCAAATTGACTGGTCAAGTTTGTAGTCGgctaatattttcttctttgcttGTCTTTTCTTGTTTGGACTGCCTAACTGAGTTGCGTGAGGAGACTGTAACCAGAAATTTAATCCGACAAATTCAGGCaagttttctaatttttataaaaaaatatatgggaATTTAGATTAGCTGagctttttaaatatatatggtGATCGGTAGTTATTGcataagtaaaaaataatatgtattaTATGTAATTAAGTCTTAATTGTACGCGACTATAGCTTGTAAATGCACCAGTGGTTGGACTAGATCCAATTTTATCATATCAGTTTCCTTATTACTTAAGTAaggatttatttaaaaagagacTAGACTTAGGTCATTATGAGAAtgcatttttatatatttagatcactgtttaatttttaatactctatttttctttatgttacaataataagaaaaaaaatattgttaaaaagaaaatataaacttcaataattaattaactaattttaataattacagTTCTTGGATAGTCAATTTGTATGTGAAAAGTTCTCATTTATCCTTTAgttatgcattttttttcactgttTAAAAGTTGGAACaaattgaattataaatttatttgaaactcaagtcacaaaaataaattataagataGACGGAATGCCATTCtccctaattttaataaatagatcAAGCAACAAGTTAGCATAGCCTACATATCAAACAATATCTTTTAAGGACTTTAAAAGTCGTGTAAGCAATAAGTTGGCATAACCTacacatgaaaaaaatatcttttaaagatttaaaaagtCTCCTAAGCAACAAGTTAACATAAcctaaatataaaacaatatcTTTTAAAGACTTGAAAAGTCTCGTAAGCAACAAGTTATCACAgtcaatttcctaacaattTTCGTTCTCGAACGATATCTATTTTCTTATAGGTAAACTCAAGGGatgttttctttaaaaaaaagttgataaaACAAATCTGCAATTGAatcaaattctcaaaattagaacCGAAgcagtgaaaaaaaattgttaacgttattttatatttaaatagtgCCACATAGCATGATCTAagagaatataataaaaaatattaaattttgtaaagaaaattaaaaattttataaatatttaaagaacaaaactaaattaaaaattttggttcTTATTCTattcttattgatttttttaagaatttaataCTGAATCAAACTAAAGTTTTCAATTCAGcccaatacctaataaaacCAGCCTGTTGCCCACCCTTaagtaatttgtttttttttttttttgggttgaaaGGCACccttaagtaaattaaattgatcaaaAGTGACGGTACCTTTTGAGGTGAACTTAGGCCTGCAAAAATTTCAGTTACActcctttatttttataacgtttcataaaacaaaagacattttgttttattttcaaatatgtccccagttcaacatttttttccattaaaattagagatccaattatatataatttattgaataaatcaaaatcattaggAATCTAAAGCAATATACTGCTTTagcttattataaaaaataatataatttggtCTAACTGAAAAAAAGAGTATGTCAATCTATACTAATATTATCACTATGAGTAATTTTAATCTCATTATAatagaatattttttactttaaaaaaaaaggataccTATAccctcaaaataaaaaaaaaaatgactatgtagaagattttaataaaagatacTAAGATTTGCTTTTAACCATAATAccatttgttattattaactgaaaaaaattatttaaaactaTCACACCACCTCAGTATACTAAATTTGTTATAATAGGACAGTATTATTCTGTTATctgacaaaataataaatttctaaatgGTATGACTAAGGTGGTGGGACAATCccacacaaatatttttttatcaatcacaggcttcaataaaataacatcAATCATAAAGCTGAAGTTTTGTGCTCCTGCAAAATTGATTTAGCTTTACTGGCAGCCCCCACAAAAGCTGCCCAGTGCCCGCTATCAGCCAccttataaatatattgatttatttaataaattgtaaatacgTAACAAAGTAAGGAGGTTGAATGAAATTTAGTATCACAAAACACTGAAAAAAAGGTACAACAGTTGTCACGTAGGTTCCTTTGTCCTAATATCTAACACGATTCTCCGCATAATTCCGCGGAAATATTGTCTTGTTTTGGCAAGTGAATTGTCTCGTTCTGAACCATTTATTGTTgatcaaaatatttgttacatttattaagctattaattcatcatctttttcaagttttatgtaacatatattatgttatgaaaaagCTGGGTTACTTAAAGTTGGTGTCCAATCCGACACTCAATCAATCACTAAAGCTAGTATTGCTCTTTGTATAAAGTTAGCTTTGGCTTTTCCTAAAAAAGCCAAACCTAAATCAAGGTGGAGTTTCTCCAAGAAGCATAATTAATCACAAACCATATAAGCAATAAAATATGGTCGGCAACAcccttttatttcttcaatttattttgttttaggtACATGAAACCGCcctatattataaaattacaccACATTATTTCAACAAGCCAGTGAAGTATCGGCGAAAACATTTTAACAAGAGAGATTTGGGCCAGGAGCAACACCAAATTTGTTGCAATAATCCTTATAATATCCAATGCGAGCTTGAACCTGAGCAGGTTGCTTGCCACCGCATTCAACGGCACCATTGATTCTCTGAATTGTTGCACCAAAACCTTGGTTCACAACTGGGTGCACATTGGTCATCCAAAACCACACGGCAGTCTTAAATGACACAACGGGGTCCTTGGCCACCGTTTCGGGAGCTCTTAATCCGTCAAACCCGATGGCTTTTCCGGCAGCTCCGTAGTTGCCATTTCCGGTGAGTTGGATCGGTCCACGGCCGTAGTAGAACTTTCCGGGAACACATGGGTActgtttgttttgttcatcACAGTACCTGTTGGACTTGTTAATCTCTTCTATGTAGCAGAAATCTGAAAAAGccagacatttttttttctaattaattctcTCTGGGCTTAATCAAGATAATTGGCTAGTGGCAAATCATATCAATTAAAAGTTGGAGTATTCAATTAGTTTTATTGAAAACTTTTATGTGTTCATCAAACTGAGAACATCATTTAATACATATAaagcatgtaattaaaaagagTTGTCTAAATATACATGCTAATTAAGAAAGGCTCTTGccaacaagaaattaaaaagcatAGTATATTATTGTATTCTTTATAATCGTATCGATATCCTGTTgatgtataataaaaaaataaatttcttattaaaacAAACATGGGttggaaataattaatttcgcaagaattatatatatttcgCAAACAGCAGGAAGGTTATGTTCATTCCAaccttatatatatttctagtAGTGAACAAATATGGGCCCTTCGATTTGAAATTCAACTTCAaccttttgcttctttttttttttttggggcgCCCGGTGGGGGatatagttttaaaaaatttcaaaaacggttttgaaaataataaaacaaagaaaagtcGTTTTCTTCTCTATGCATGGATTGCTCATAAATACTTTGCatgcaaaaagaaataaaatggagAGAACTTACGTCCAGTTTCATGAGTGACGTGTGCAAAAAATGCAGCAATCTCACGCTTCGAAACTTCTGGAGAGCCGCTACCAAATTGAGGATAAGCCTTGGCAGCATTCAGAAACGCATCTCTCGTGTAGAAGCTCTTGCCGGCACAACTCGCGGCTGCCTGATTCTTTATGCCGTCGAAGAACTGGGGAGTCACAATGTTAGCAACATTTTGACACATTACATTGGTGGGAAAAGCTAGGGCAAGAATGCCCACAAGAGCAAAggttacaatattttttttcatgttaagTGGAGCCATTTTGTTTAGGAGTAGAGAAATGTGAGTGATATGCAAATGTTGGTGATGGGAGTACGGCATTTATAGAGTGCAAAATGGACGTTATGTCTGCCACGTGCTGGTGAATTGTGATAAATTTGAACATAGAGTTTATCTCTTGTTAGGTTTTTCTAGACTTCGCATTTGTTGTGGCTTGACTTGTCAAAAGaactagaaataaaataaaataaaataaattaagtctTTCGAGTGGGTTGTTGATTGACCGCCATCTATATTaaactttttcaaattaaatttgaataataattgtacaaaatataattttaaataactaattttcaataaattttgaggaaatttgttttttaatgtaaCTGAATTAATTGTAGATTGGAAAATCTTAAACTCATACTTGTTTCGAGCTTTCAGATATTGAAACTCagacatgtttatttttaattatctacCTACtctgtttatatatatacacatgcACTAGACTTTAcacaaattttaacaaaaaaatatgtggTTTGTACTCATTTgagtgatttaaatttttttaggtttactcttgttaattaataactaataacACGGTATCATATTTTCTCAGCTAAATACTTATTTGGTCTGTGTATTTTTCAGTTAAGTATCCATTTAATctctttattttagaaaatatttcaagaCATCTTTACTGGTAAATATATTACATTCCTACCCTgatcttttctttgattttagaataatacccttacaataatattgttggagattcaatgaaaagaaaaaaaaatgaatttatcaaattagtCTTAAAAGtaagataaaaattactctatctattttttgttatcttaattttaggattaatttggtaattcaatttttttacaaaaaattaacttagcTTAAACATTGCTTTAAATTAGTtggtattaatttatcataaatggTTACTAGTTGTTTtagaatgatatttatttcaaatttgctaatatattggttaatatgctatttatttttttagataaaaaattaatgccaaaaatattattgttagttATTGTTGTAAAaggtaagaaaaaataagatgAAGATCGTAACATATTTCAAATAGGATgtctttacattttttttaaaatacgtggactaaaaagatatttaaattaaaatataggatATATACCCTAATTTCTTTATAACttaatttcctttctttccttaattctttttccttttttttagtGATATCACAAcgtaaaaattaataatcagtCCAAACATTTgagtttgttttaatattttccgtttataaatactaaaatatttatgtatatCTTCGAAACTGAAAAGTCAAGTCTTCCACTAACTCCCGTTCTCAATTAGCGGCGTAAATTTGGGTCCATGAAATGAAAGCAATTCTTCTAGTACCCTTTTCTCCACACTAGTTCTTCTTGTTCTCTTCTCGGCATTGATATTCTGGTGTGTcactaatcaatttaatatctcaaaatattttggtgATGTCCTAATGTATATAAACTTTCATTCTCAAGTACAAGGGTTTTCAtcagttttaataaaatcaatatttaatatattataaaatcatgtaatttaataatatatttgtaataattttattaaatcatatgactCAATAACGTGTCAtatgaaataaacaataagctgtccacatgaaaaaaaaaaagtttatatatatacttataaaattaattagaaaatatccttattaaaaatctaaCCGATCAAAGGAGCTTCTAAAACTTTCTCGTAGGATAAGTTGTCTTTTTCCATACAAATacttaaaaaacttttttctGATACAAACCCCAACATATGATTATGGCcatagaaaatttgaaaattttgtccaaaaaaaaaacttgaaagaaaagcTTAAAACTAATAACGAAAAATaggataaattaatcaaacacATGATGACCAATTTTGCATTAATCTATTTGTGATAGccaattttaatcaaaataaatatttctgcAATCggaaaaataactttttttttttaacttcgaTATTAGCGACAGGCAGCCACTGATTGGGACCATCAAGTATACAAGTTTACAACGGTACGAAACTTGTT encodes:
- the CHI1 gene encoding chitinase CHI1 precursor (The RefSeq protein has 5 substitutions compared to this genomic sequence), producing the protein MAPLNMKKNIVTFALVGILALAFPTKVMCQNVASIVTPQFFDGIKNQAAASCAGKSFYTRDAFLNAAKAYPQFGSGSPEVSKREIAAFFAHVTHETGHLCYIEEINKSNRYCDEQNKQYPCVPGKFYYGRGPIQLTGNGNYGAAGKAIGFDGLRAPETVAKDPVVSFKTALWFWMTNVHPVMNQGFGATIQRINGAVECGGKQPAQVQARIGYYKDYCNKFGVAPGPNLSC